aaccacttatcacctaaaactttgtgcaaaggtaagtgtaacaactaatctgggacggagggagtaacatagATCTGATGTGTAGgataagaacaaaaaatacctttaaataaaaatatagatctagttttaagtgcatcaaaatatcatcgttttcgtctttttaattagaacactaaatggtttgaaaagaaaaaatacaactaataaaagaacatagatctgcTGTTCTTTTCATCCCTttcattatgttcttttgtttgataaggaaaaagaaaatgttgttctttttcatgtgttttatttttttcattattttgttgtacttttttttaatttttttttttaattttgagtatttgttattttctttttctttttcttttgttctttgtgttttataaaaagttgttctttttttaattagtttgtgttcttttaacatttttactattttcttaattttttataatattatcgatacttgattttttttttttcacatgATTTTTGAACAAATAgttgttttttttatagtttatatGGAGAGAAaatatgttcttttcatttttgtacattttctttagttttttaacattagtgttcttttcagaTTTTGGTTAATTAATGTTCCTTTTGTTTACTCTATTATGTTTTTTCTGtttagggtgcgttctgttcaacttatttgacatgaacttatctgaacttattggaacttattcgAACTTATCTGatattattgaaacttattactaataacattactaataatataataaataataaataataaataataaataataaataataaataataaataagtaataagtaataagtaataagtaataagtaataaataataaataataaataataaataataaataataaataataaataataaataataaataataaataataaataataaataagtaaaaagtaataagtaataagtaataagtaataaataataaataataaataataaataatacggagtaaataataaataataaataataaataataaataataaataataaatattaaataataaataataaataataaataataaataataaataatgaataatgataataaataataaataataaataataaataataaataataaataaaaaattgaataataaataataaataatatataataaataatagataataaataataaataataaagaaaaaaatgatatataataaataaaaaatatcaaataataataataataataataataaattattagtaaataataaataatattaatattaataataataaataataatattattactaATATTGGAACTTGTTGAAACTTATTGAAATTTATCTGAACTAATcggaacttatttgaacttatctgaatttattggacctgaaacttattttttttaaaggtgaaCAGAACGTACCCTTAGTTTATTAcgttctttttcattttttgtatttttacgttttattttaatatttttgcatttTGTGCAAGTACACGTAGATcaacgtagatctacgtgcacttGCACCCTCCGCACGTTGCtctataagtgttaggattttgAAAACACCCATCCTCCTCTCAAACGTTCTTCCTAGTccctaaaaaaaacataacTCCAAATCCTAACCCTTCCCCGGACCTTGATTTAGAAAACCTCAGTATAATATTCCAAATTCTTGTGTGTTCTGTATCTCCTTCCTCCTCCTCACCCTGCTCCCAAAACCCTTCGAGAAAAGCATCATCGTTGTTGTATTTATAGTTGATCTATACTCGGAGGCGCTTGTTCCAACAACCTCTCCTTCTCTGCGGCTGCTGTTCTTGGTAATTATCTACAAGTATATTGTATCGATTTTTATGTTAATTTTATTTGTATTGTTACCGATTCAAAGATGTAAttttttaaattgattttattcTGTTAGGTTTTTTGTTAGCTTTGCTAAGGTGTTGTGTAATTAGTAGTATAATACTTCTTTGATGTGATTCGATTATTATATAttatgggtttcaaattgtTGAATATATCATGTTTGGGGTTGTTTTGGTGTTTTTCATGAGACATTCTACTTGAAATTCGAATAGTCCTTTTTTATATGATTCAATTTTCTGACGATCATGGTCCAGCCCTCTTTGGGCCCAGGGCGGGTGACCCTCCTGCTCTGGCTCAGGTACGGGCCTGATGATGAATTAGGTGTGGATGATCTTATGGTCGTGAAGATAGAAACATATCAGGACTTTACCTTTAAAGCGAAATTGGATGTTGatgcttgtatttcagttgtgGTTGTTATTTTCTAATCGTTGAAAGTTGTTTTTGGTAAATAAGCATTATATTAACAAGAATCAAAAAAGTGTTTGTATAAGGATAAATTGTTTTTGGTAAATAAGCATTATATTAACAAGAATCAAAAAATGTTTGTATAAGGATGGGGATTACTCCTCCCACAAAACCCAACAACCTACTACCAAACTACCAAAACAAGCTACCAAACTACCAAAACAAGCTACCAAACTCCAGTAAACAACGGCTCAAaacaatatataaaaaaaacgaCCCAAAAAAGTAACAGCAATCCCTGCAAACAAAACCAGACCAGCATCACTGCACTACTGCAGTCTAACAGCAGTTCCTGCAAACACAAATCCGAGCAGCTGCAATAGAAAAGCAACTCGGTACATATACTACAGAGTGCAGACTAGCTTAACAACAAAACCAGTTAACCACACACCTCTGCTATGCAGTCAAGACTCAAGCCCCTCAACAAAAGCCCCACAAGTCAACTTAAGACACAACTAAACACACAGGAGTTCAATTAAAATCCAAACAACATCAGCAATAGAACAGAAAGATTGAAACCTTACCCACAAGGTCAACCAAAGTCAACTTGCTTCCCAAAACCTACAACAACCATCCAAAATCCATTAGCCTAAGTCTAATAGGGCCAAAACAGTCCAGAACTATATATTCATCTAGTCATCTGCGCATTAGTTATATCGAATATTTTTCATCTTATATACTCTGTATTTGTGTTTATTAGTTTAACCTTGTGTCACCAATGTAATTTTTGGTGCTTGAATTGCAGGCTGAATTCTGGTTAGGGGAAATACAGGAGCCAACCGATAAAAGTGTTTGTTGAAAGAGGTGAGCAAGATCCTATTCCTAGCCTCTATTGTTGCGATCTCTACGCGTTTCTAAGGAAGGACTCCTTCATATAACCTATGGGAAAAGATGTTAAAGCAACTCCTGTGTTTGAGTTATCTTCATTTACCGTAACAAATGATGTATTCAATAATCTTCAGGATGAAAACGGGTGTGCGTGTATTGAACTTTATGGTCACATCAAATTTATTGATGATAATTCTGATGAGTACATTCTGTTTGATTGTGATCCTAGTGATCCAGCGATTGTTTATTTATCGGACAATAATTCGGTACTCCTCAGAGAATCTATATTTAACCCGCCTTATTGGTCTTATTGGATGCATAGATTCTCTTTGATAATTTATCTAAAAGATAAGCGTAGAGATATTGTAGTTGTGGATAGTACCAAAGACTTTGATTTCGCCTTTATGGATGTTTACGATGTAAACGAAGGTTGTTGGAAGATAGAAACCCCCATGTGTGGACTTATTTCAGTGCATTACAGAATTCTCCCATACGCAGTCTATGCTCATGTGGATGTTGAAGTTGTTGACTATAATGGTAGTAGAAGAAGTCATACAAATGAAGATTGTGATAAGCCTTTGAAGAGTGAAGACCTGTGTCAGGCTGTTGTGACCGGTAAAATTTCTTCTACTTGTAAGACACAGGATAAGAGGTGTATTTCGCGAGTGATATTTGATGAGAGTTGTTATGATCCTGCAAATTTGACTCCTACCGACCTGCTTTGGATCTGTTGGTTGGCCGTTCCAGCTTATTCTCGGAAGCTTAGAATTGAAGTAGACTTAGAAGTTGACGGCGAAAAGATAGGGAGTGGTCACGTTTTGGATTTCGACGTCAAAGACATCTGTGTGGAAACTGAAAAGGCAATTAAGGAACAAAATTGGTCCATCATAGTGAGGGTGGACTGGAAGCATGCATATTCTTTCATTACCAAAGAATATTTTAATCGGATTGACCCTAAGCTTTTTGTTGAAGGAGCATCTGCTACAGAAAGTGAAGGTCATTCAACGTTTTCAAAAGTTTCAAATAGAGAATTACATCTAGAGGTTGGTGCATTTGTCTTTTGCTTTCTCCATTACCATATACTACGTAGTTAATCTTCTTAGTTTTTCATATGGTGTTTTCTTTACAGGTCTTTCCTGATATATACGACCCTAGCTCAGTGAGCCCTACAGATATGAGCACTAAGGGGTAGGTGCCTCTTACCATGCTTCATTTTTCTTGTAAACATGATCTTTTGAACTACTATGTTTTATTCTCTGgaatgaattaattaatttatattttgttttatatgctttCTTGATGCTCCTCTTTCATATACATACAACCAAGCTATATTATCCTTTTTATGTATGGTTTGAAAAGGATTTTGAAAGCCTTCTACTTTATCAAACACCAACCTAATACTTTGCAGTACCTCTTCTAACCTTCCCCCCtcaatcacaagtcacaacCATGGATACTGCTTTTTTGTCAATACTATTGTCCATATATTTTTCCAGTTTGGAGTAGAAAAAATAGAATGTATTTATGTTGTCTGCCTACttattcatatttttttatAGCTTGCTGAATATGCTGTGTTGGTTTACTTGGCAATTTCTAGAACCTGGTAAGGAAATGGGAGAAATTTGGTAGCCATTACGGGATTCACGAACAACCAACAAATTACTGTTTTCTTACCAATTTCGTCTATTGACATTTACTGAACAGTTTCAGACAGCTGCATGATCAGTAAATAACTAAAAACAAAAAGCAAGCAAGACCAACGTTGTTAGGGGACATGTTTTATTCAAATTGTAATCCATTTCATGTTTACTATGGGGTCTAGTATAGTCTAATGTCGGAGATGCAATGTTATTGTGGAACTAACTATTTGTTTTTCAGGATGGTACGTGATCCTATACCTTTGTTCTTTCCATACAACCACAGTCTTGTGGAGATTTTCTCAGTTTCTATTACTCCTCCTCGCGAAAAATGTTGGAAACTCTGTGGAGAAGTCGAGTGTACTGATACATTTGAGACGTATAATATCTTTTGCAAAGAAGGGGAAGAATATGTTGAGGTGAGTTACTCTAAAAATACCTTGCCATTACAGGAGCCTTGTAGTTGTTATGTGGGTGGAAATTTATGTTTAGATATTCTCCTAAGAAATAGTCAAGGCTTTGAAATCAGCAATGGTTACGTGTCATGGTATGAATTTCAAGTTACTAATTGGTACGACCAACGTATATGTTCAATAGTTCGTGGCAAATACGGTTTTGCAGCGGTTCATTATACTATATTTTCGATGGCAGCACAAGCTGGAGTTACGATTGTTTTAAATTCCAACGATGGTTGTTCTCGTATGATTCGTGGGAACATCTTTGGTCGTTATAGTGGTTATAGATATCACACTTACTACGAGAAGAAATATTTTCAAAGTAAGTTGTATGAAAACTGTGTGGAGGTAAATAATGCAGAGAAATTACCATTGTCAAAATCTGTTGTTGCAGTGCCGGTGAATCACTCGCTTATTCTTGAAGCATATATTCAAGTTGGTAAGCTTGGCAAGAATTTTcaagatgaatatttcaagggtCAGGTTACATTTAAGCCGGTTTTGACTGAACCTCCTGAGGTTCAGTCTAGCCATCAGACAATTTATGGAGAAGACTTCAGTTTATCAGTTTTAGTTAATTGGGGGTAAAAAAAATCTATATCTCTAAATAAGCAATACAAATATTTTGGTAAAATATTACAGAGCATATCAAATTATCAATTACCTAGTGTGGCCGCTTCTCCCCTCTGTCcctcttttttctctctttttagggtatttaaaaattagggttttttaggacggaaatagccaattttctttggaaatttggttattttcCCCTCTTCTCTTTCATTCTGTTGTGTTTTTGCGTTAGATAtcaataaaactacatagtttcagtgtagtaagtacccctatggtgggtttgattgtttcggtgtagtaagtacccctatggtgggtttgtttttagttaagttttgtgtgtttagtttagttcaggttgTTTATTTGGTAAAGCCTTATGCGGGATTGAAgaggatgtcaatctttcgactacaatcagacgaATCAGACGGAAATCATATTAGTCACAGCCacaacagatctatagacccCCTCGTCAATGAAGACGGTAAATCACATTGATATAAAAAAGGGTATacagaatgtttgatatactacgatcgtagTTATGGTGAAaagaagtttttatttgattcgattgctatgtatttgttagatttaaatctttatgtagatgccgtatgactttttatcaatgaattaatttgtttataaaaaaaaagttgattgaGGGTAACAAGTTAGTCTTCTTTTTGTTGCATTGTCATTATTCACACATATTTCGTATTCTTTATGACTTGATCTTTACCATTTATTTTGTACATCTTTGAAAAAATTTAACTGTTTAGACAAATATCTTCATCACGTGCCGAAGGATATGTATATTGATGTTGCAGATATTCACATAATTAATTGATgatattcttttttttattttccattttgaaatcccaaacctttaaaatgcaTGAACTCAAAACACTATGCTTAACAATAGTGTATTGAGTCACATTTAGGTGAAATTCACTATTCATAAGGaaagtttttattttccttCCCTTTAAAAGCTCTATCAGCCTTGCTCAATCAACCAAGGTTCGATTCTTGGTCCTTGCATATTTCCAAAATATTTTGCTATCCCTTTTctcctttcctttctttcttctgaTCCACCTCCTGGATCGTTTTCAATTTCTAACCTAagctcctctctcctctcacctCCGCCCCCTCTCCTCAAATCAAACTCCACAACGAGCCACCAAATTCCGATCTTCCCACCACCATTCATGTGCCGTTCGTCACAGACTTAACCAGGTGGTGGCGGTGCTGCGTTCGAGCTGAATCGTTTCTTCGGCGGCGGATTTTTTTTCCTGTTGGAACACCAAGACGCAACTCAATTTCAGTTGGAGTTGAAGCTTTGATTTTTTGGGtaatttgttcttgttcttttatAATAATCATCTGGATGTATTTGGTTTAATTTTTCGCGGATTTGTTgatttgttcaattttttttccaattgttGATATGATTATCGTTCTTCGTTTATGATTTTACTGGACTtgcgttttttttttgttgtttcattAAATTTTTGCTGATGATTTCTATCTATTTTTAATGGGATTTTGATTTCAGTTGGAGTTGAAGCTTTGGTAATTCTACAGGAACTCAAATGGCCATTTGTATCAGTGTTTAGAGTTTGTCTTGCCTTTAAGAAGGATTAGGGGAAGACGACGTTGACTGAACGAGTTCTGTTTTACACTGGACGAATTACCATTCAGTGATGCTACTTACTGCAGCTGGAAGGGGTATCAGGTATTCATGAATTGTTCAATCccaattatgttttttttttttttttttttcattttttgcttTCAGACTTTCAGTTGAGATTAATTAAGTATTTTGGCAGACTTGCGATATAGTTTGCTGTTgcaatttgatttgatttgtttGGGAAAGTCTATTTGATTTGTTAATGAAATGTCATTTCTGATCGAAGAACTGCCGTGAAACCTTTAGTTGTTTGTTGAAGTGGGTTAAGTTTGTCATCATTAATTTCTGGAACTATGAGCTTACCGAAATAGGAGCATTGGAATGAGCTTCCCGAATTGCGGGTTATCTCATTCCCAACTTTGAATGTAGGCAAAGGCAACCTTCAAATAAATGAAAAAGCAAAAAATGTGAACTTTTGTGCTCTTGTTTTTATAGTGGGTTAAAATTTGGCCATTTCATGGGTTTAAATAGCTGATTCCATCGGGTTACAATTGGGAACATTTCactaaatttctatttttttggaCTTGGGCCAATGCCTTTGAAATGGGATTCTTGCTAATTTAGTAATTTTTGATCCCAAAATCTGCAATTTAGGTTGAAATGTTGAATAATCTTTAATTTGTACATTTTAATTAGATTGATTTTTAGTTAGGGTTAGCAGTTTAACATAGTACATGTTAGCTATTTAGTCTTATTCTATATCATTTAGAAGCAAAATTTATATGGATCAAATTGTTTTTGAAGCTCTCTCTGTTAAGCTTAGCTACCCTAAAAGCCTAAATGCCTATTTTTCAAACACATACTACCACCACCATCACCTCAACTCAGTATAGATTCTGCCATAAGCTACGTAAATTGAATCTACCAGTATAATTGAAGACATCTTTAAGCAATTAAGCATGCCAAGTTGCCAACTGCCAATAAAAAAAAGTCTACAGAATCACCAGAGTTGATGGAAGCACCTTTCTTACTACTAATTTgaatcaaaattttcaaatgCATGTTTAAGTTTCAGAGTTTTCGAAACTTGCCTTAGCAATATACTAATTGCCTACAAGTACATAAACAAAAGCCTGCCAGGAATTGTCTTCCTGCTGTCCAGGTGAATTTACCCAAATTTCTGTATAGACCTGGCAACGAAATTTAGGAAATTCAATCGACTTGTATTTGTAGTGTGAGCTGTGAGCACAAGAAACCTCACCGTGGATATGTAGCACCGACCATCTCCTTTGAGTTTTAAGGCTATTGAGTCGTATGAATCCAAATCAGTGAAGCCGTTAAACTGGAATGAAAAAATGTACAAATGAGATTAGATATCATGTCATTGGATGTTCTTTAGATTATCTCATAAAAAGGTGATCAGCCCatcatttttttctcttttaaaCTTCACTATATAAGTCATATTGTACAGGGCATGACAGACTCTGCAATGAGTCATATTGTACAGGGCATGACAGATTCTGTAATGAGTCCATTAAACATGTGTACACAAGTTCTATAGTTTTTCTGTCACTGACTTTCAGTTGAGCCTTAACCAAAGCTTCCGAGTGCTCAAAAGCAAACCAAAGGAAAAGCTATGGATTCATATATCAGTTATATCTGATATGGGGGGAAGATGGAGTCTTGCTACTGTTTACTTGGTTGGACACTCTTATGTAGAGGGTGCAGTCTGGTGAATAGCTGGGACTAGCATCAGCTTTGTAATTATTAGAGAAAACAACTTTAGTTAATCATGATGGTTATTCAGAGAAATGTTGTATTGTGTAGTTACAAACCTGAAGCCTACTATAGTTAATCCTTAATCCGCCCAGAATATCCTCATGTACTTTAACTGCAGCTCTGCTGCTTTCCTCCATTTCTAAGTTCATATCTGTTTATTTTGGTGGAAGTGTATCACAGTGTTGAGTTTTTATCCTGATGCTTCAATCTTGCATGTTTTTCCCATTTTCGTTCAACTCGGTTTTCTTGGTTGAATCATGGTGGTTATTGCAGGTTTGAAAAATTATGGCTGAAGGAGAGGAAGACATGCCCAGGGATGCAAAGATTGTGAAGTCATTATTAAAATCTATGGGTGTTGAGGAGCATGAGCCCCGCGTTGTGCACCAGTTTCTGGAGCTATGGTACAGATATGTCGTCGATGTCTTGACGGATGCACAAGGTTACTCAGAACATGCAGGCAAAGGCACAATTGACTGTGATGATATTAAGCTTGCTATCCAATCAAAAGTGAATTTCAGATTCTCACAACCGCCACCTCGGGAGGTACTTTTAGCTTTCCGTTTACCCCTTCTttctttaaataaataaaactatgTTACATGTACATTTTATTGGAATTGCTTTTGTTATGATCTCATTTTCCTATATAGGGAAATAAATGCCCCCTTTCTTTAAATTGCCTGACATCTTGATTCCCTACTTGTATGATTGATTAGTAATCAAAACTAACAAATAATGGCTGCAAAAAACTACTAGGATTGAACGATCCTGAAGAGAAGATGAGATTACTTCAGTTAGAGCAAGAGGAGGCTGCGAGAATGGAGAGGGAGCGGCTAAAGGTTAAGGAGCGAGAAAGGTAGTTTCTGCAAGCGTTGGAGAtggagaagaagaggaagaacaaCGCAAATTCGAAGAAGAAGAATCTTAGAGAAGGCTGGTTAGTATTCTTTGCAGTTTTGTTATATTAAGTTGTTGATTTAGTTGCTCTTGAATTTGAGATTGAGTAGAGAGTAATATTGAATACAAGTGACTGAATTTTCTGGTATCATCGTAGTTTAATGAGATCTCGGCTTTGATCTTTTGCTTGTACTTGAGAGACGATTAACAAATGTTTTGATTGCCATATTAATTGGAGAAAAATATTAAGGTGTTAGCTGGATGTGTTCAATATACAAATGATAGGGTGACGaaaaatgttttatatgttaaCATTTCAAGTGTGTTAAAAGAGCAGGAAAGTTGTCATTGATTTAGGTGGTAATGTTGGTCTTACTTGTGTAATTTTAAGGAGGTTAATGAACTGATCTAAtaatatgtaattttaatttgcCTTGCTTCTTCTTGATTTGCTGATATCATTTATTTGTACAGGCTAGGGTTGATTCTCAAGAGATTCACTTTCTACCTTTCAACCCCACCGACAAAAGAACATCATGATAAGGATGGTAAAATGCATAAGGTCAGCAAAGGTGCTCCAGAACAGGTATATTATCGAAGTCTTACTTACATGTCTTTAATGCATTTTTTGTGTGAAACATCATAAAGAGTGTCTTTTATTACTTCACAGATATTGATTTTGTCTCACAAGTCACAATAAGTCAGGCATAGAACGAAgagttattattttattgacaAGTTTACTGAGCAAGGCTTGCGTTACTTGCTGTTGCATATCAGGTTATTTTCTATCCATAGAGAAAGTAACATGTTGTAAATAGGAGACCTATATTACATTAAAAATGGTTGACTACTATAATAATCTATACACGTAATTTCTGGAAGCTCTAGAGTGGAGGAAAGAAATTCTTGGAGGTCCATGGCAATTCATAGGCCTCGTGCCTCTCTTTAGTGCAGATACTTTTAAGAGGGATTTAAATCACGGAGTAAGTGTGACAATTACAAACGAAGTCCTAACAGTAATGCCTTTTTCTTAGCCTAGATCCAAACCCTTTAATTATGTTACTTTATTAGGCTAAAAACTTCTACTTAAATTCCCTGTAGTGAACTTTTGCTTTCTGTAAGGTCTTAACTGAGATAGGCATGTTCGTGAATGATTTCCTTATGTGTACTTTATTAGGCTAAAAACCTACAAATGGTTTACATAGTTAGATGCTTACAAATTCATTGTATCATTTGTATTGGAATATGTTAAAAGAAGAAAGCAAAAGAGGAATTAAGAATCACAGAGGAAAATCACTAGCTTAGGTACCCTTCCAAGGAAGGGGAAGCCTAGAAGAAAAGGTGACAACCGTTTGCGAAATTGTAAAGATGTGAGGAGGTAGGGAAAGAGTTGGATAGGGGAGGGTAGCAAGTACCATTCTAACCATTCTAAAGTTATATTTTCCTGTAAGCTTGATTATTCTTTGGTTTTAAGTGGGTTTTGTAAAGTTGACTAGGAGTTAAAATGGTTCTAATTAACTTGGCAAGAAATGTTGCTTTATGAAAGCTTCAATAAACGAGCAAGACAAAAGGTTCTAACTCACATGTTGGGAAGAGGGAGGAAGGAGAAGGAAAAGGAAGAGAGATCAGGGGAGGGAGAGAGAGATTATTAAAGAAAACCAAATTACATTAACTTATGGGAAATATGCCGGCAAGAATAAAAAGTAGGTGGATTGAAAAATAATGTTAGGAGATGGGAAGATAGGGAGGGTAGAGAGTTAAAAACTTTGGAAATGTTATGTTGGTGGGAAAATTGGTAAGGAGGAGAGGTTGTCAGTATTTGATAAGCTTATTTAATTTTATAGACTATACCAATATAGAGGCAAACATTAATGATTTGATTTGACAAGTTTTGTGTACATGTATTGTTTGTGGCTTAACATTTTGATAAAGGGTTAAGTAACTACAAAGAAATTTATGCTTAATTTCTGTATGGTGAACTGATAGGAGGGCAATATTATAATATTATGAGGTataatgtactccgtatttattacTGATTACATGTCAAAGCTCATCTTGAACTCTTTAAATTGTATATTGGGTCTGAAAATTGTCAATAATACGCATCATAAACTATCTATGCCTTATCCTAATTTTTGCCAAGAAATGTCAATTATCATGCCctactattttattttatttcattttttttaagctGAAAGATATAGTTAGGAGGTTATTTCTTTTGAGATCCCTATACAAAAAACATTCATGTTGTTGTAATTTGGATGAAAATGACAGGTTTACATGGCTGCAACTGATACGGCTCTTCCCATGGGTTAGAACTAAAGCTACAAGCTAGAAAGATAGGGTGAATGATGGAAGATTGGTGTGCTACGAAAAGCGGAGTTTTTGGGTTCACTCCCTCTACTCTATGCGATATGTATGTGATTTCATTCCTGCCCCCAAAAACAGAGGTTAAAAGATTACTACATATTTAATAAGCATCAAATCTACCGGGAGGGTCTGGACATAAGTCTTCAAACTCCTAGGGTCCAAGCTCTTAACTGAGAAGAACCTTCAAAATGACGTGCGAAAAAGTGGTATTTAGAACAATTATGGAAAAATATAATCAT
This Spinacia oleracea cultivar Varoflay chromosome 6, BTI_SOV_V1, whole genome shotgun sequence DNA region includes the following protein-coding sequences:
- the LOC110796571 gene encoding uncharacterized protein isoform X1; this encodes MGKDVKATPVFELSSFTVTNDVFNNLQDENGCACIELYGHIKFIDDNSDEYILFDCDPSDPAIVYLSDNNSVLLRESIFNPPYWSYWMHRFSLIIYLKDKRRDIVVVDSTKDFDFAFMDVYDVNEGCWKIETPMCGLISVHYRILPYAVYAHVDVEVVDYNGSRRSHTNEDCDKPLKSEDLCQAVVTGKISSTCKTQDKRCISRVIFDESCYDPANLTPTDLLWICWLAVPAYSRKLRIEVDLEVDGEKIGSGHVLDFDVKDICVETEKAIKEQNWSIIVRVDWKHAYSFITKEYFNRIDPKLFVEGASATESEGHSTFSKVSNRELHLEVFPDIYDPSSVSPTDMSTKGMVRDPIPLFFPYNHSLVEIFSVSITPPREKCWKLCGEVECTDTFETYNIFCKEGEEYVELELKLW
- the LOC110796571 gene encoding uncharacterized protein isoform X2 codes for the protein MGKDVKATPVFELSSFTVTNDVFNNLQDENGCACIELYGHIKFIDDNSDEYILFDCDPSDPAIVYLSDNNSVLLRESIFNPPYWSYWMHRFSLIIYLKDKRRDIVVVDSTKDFDFAFMDVYDVNEGCWKIETPMCGLISVHYRILPYAVYAHVDVEVVDYNGSRRSHTNEDCDKPLKSEDLCQAVVTGKISSTCKTQDKRCISRVIFDESCYDPANLTPTDLLWICWLAVPAYSRKLRIEVDLEVDGEKIGSGHVLDFDVKDICVETEKAIKEQNWSIIVRVDWKHAYSFITKEYFNRIDPKLFVEGASATESEGHSTFSKVSNRELHLEVFPDIYDPSSVSPTDMSTKGMVRDPIPLFFPYNHSLVEIFSVSITPPREKCWKLCGEVECTDTFETYNIFCKEGEEYVELELKL